One genomic segment of Anaerosporomusa subterranea includes these proteins:
- a CDS encoding sensor histidine kinase produces the protein MINNDNQPPEEQTGLEEKGKLTVFLGAAPGVGKTYKMLETARQRQEEGADVIIGWVETHDIPSVEQLAAALPRIPVKSCIHQGRLVREMDVDAILERKPELVLIDDIAHTNIPGSRHVRRFQDVQELLKAGIDIYTTVSIQHIESLNDIVAQITGITVKETVPDYILEQADSLQLIDIPPNELLKRIKEGKAYAGEQREQELKQFFRSGNITALRELALRFTANSVDEELEQYMKRHRINGPWPAASRIMVCVSASPFSSQLIRAAHRLSVGLHSEFIAVHVEASTHNSTDDEQRVRLARNLRLAEELGATTLTVVGCDLPNELIKVAKAHNVTAIVVGKPRHSWLQELLHGSLVEQLIRLSGGINVYVIQASAETKKSPKVVTKLPAEEQSNWKNYLGGLLMAGLVSVVSWFFAEELQPVNIALLYLMPVLLSAVWWGRWPSYVTAFLSVLLFDFLFVPPIFTFTVADIPYAWSFLIFLLVSYFIGGRTELLRVQAKTAYHRERITRALYEFSRKIASTSDSTSIAERLATHAAETFGRQTLVLLPDNEAKLSVRGGFEPEQGRSEADAKELPINESVVAQWAFEQGQVAGCSTDTFSEMQYIHVPLLSRGNAVGVMSIRILGMQITPEEQRCIDAWAGLAAISVERVKLTEAAREAAMLVEADKLHTALFNSISHELRTPLSSISGSVSTLLESGAMYNREQQTELLETIQEGASRMERIVINLLDSARLESGMLTLKKDWCDIEDLIGTTIRRFGKKNTDHIIEVDVSPDLPLIQADFVLLEQVLLNLLDNAKKYSPTDSVITIAAKQEADSIVMSVQDQGAGIPNDELVRVFDKFFRVRQDRQIPGTGLGLSICKGIVEAHRGRIWAENRPDGGTDLYISLPTCKYAPIMEAEDEAK, from the coding sequence ATGATCAACAATGACAACCAGCCGCCCGAAGAGCAAACAGGACTAGAGGAAAAAGGAAAACTAACCGTGTTTCTCGGGGCAGCTCCAGGCGTAGGTAAAACATATAAAATGTTAGAGACTGCTCGTCAGAGGCAAGAGGAAGGCGCTGACGTAATTATAGGCTGGGTTGAGACCCACGATATTCCCTCAGTTGAACAACTTGCTGCCGCTCTTCCACGGATTCCTGTCAAGAGCTGCATTCATCAAGGGAGATTGGTCCGTGAAATGGACGTTGACGCGATTCTAGAGCGAAAGCCGGAACTTGTTCTGATTGACGACATTGCCCACACCAATATTCCTGGTTCTCGGCACGTTCGCCGATTTCAGGATGTACAGGAGTTACTCAAGGCCGGGATAGATATCTACACTACTGTTAGTATCCAACATATCGAAAGTCTAAACGATATCGTTGCCCAGATAACGGGAATTACAGTAAAGGAAACTGTACCTGATTATATTCTCGAACAAGCTGATTCTCTTCAACTGATCGATATCCCTCCAAATGAATTGCTCAAGCGCATTAAAGAAGGTAAAGCTTATGCCGGAGAACAGCGTGAGCAAGAACTTAAGCAATTTTTCCGTTCTGGGAATATTACTGCGTTGCGGGAATTAGCGCTTCGTTTTACCGCGAATAGCGTGGATGAAGAATTAGAGCAATATATGAAACGACATCGGATTAATGGGCCGTGGCCGGCAGCTAGCCGAATAATGGTTTGTGTAAGCGCCAGTCCCTTTTCTTCGCAGCTCATTCGAGCAGCACACCGTTTATCCGTTGGGCTGCATTCCGAATTCATTGCAGTACATGTAGAAGCGTCTACACACAACTCCACTGATGATGAACAAAGAGTGCGCTTGGCTAGGAATCTGCGTCTGGCTGAAGAATTGGGAGCGACTACCTTGACCGTGGTGGGATGCGATTTACCGAATGAGCTTATCAAAGTTGCAAAAGCGCATAATGTAACCGCGATTGTTGTAGGAAAACCGCGTCATAGCTGGCTGCAAGAATTATTGCACGGATCGTTAGTTGAGCAATTGATTCGTCTTAGTGGCGGCATTAACGTGTATGTGATACAAGCTTCTGCTGAAACTAAAAAGTCGCCTAAAGTAGTGACAAAACTGCCAGCGGAAGAGCAGTCAAACTGGAAGAATTATCTTGGTGGACTGCTAATGGCTGGCTTGGTCTCAGTTGTTAGTTGGTTTTTTGCTGAAGAACTTCAGCCTGTCAACATTGCGCTCCTTTATTTGATGCCAGTCCTCTTATCAGCAGTTTGGTGGGGGCGTTGGCCTTCTTATGTAACAGCATTTTTAAGTGTACTTCTATTTGACTTCTTGTTTGTTCCGCCTATATTTACCTTTACAGTTGCAGATATCCCCTATGCCTGGAGCTTTCTCATTTTTCTCTTAGTGTCGTATTTTATTGGAGGTAGAACTGAGCTCCTGCGAGTACAGGCGAAAACCGCTTATCATCGCGAACGCATCACTCGTGCTCTATATGAATTTAGCCGCAAAATTGCATCAACTTCTGACTCTACCTCTATCGCGGAGCGTTTGGCAACACATGCGGCAGAGACATTTGGACGCCAGACATTAGTATTGCTACCAGACAATGAGGCAAAACTAAGTGTCAGGGGCGGTTTTGAACCTGAACAAGGTCGCTCTGAGGCTGATGCTAAAGAACTGCCTATAAATGAATCAGTCGTCGCCCAATGGGCCTTCGAGCAGGGACAGGTGGCGGGATGCTCTACAGATACCTTCTCTGAAATGCAATATATACATGTGCCCCTGTTAAGCCGCGGTAACGCGGTTGGTGTTATGAGTATTCGTATTTTAGGTATGCAGATAACGCCTGAGGAACAACGATGCATTGATGCCTGGGCTGGCCTAGCGGCAATTTCTGTAGAACGTGTCAAACTGACGGAAGCTGCTAGGGAAGCAGCTATGTTGGTTGAAGCCGACAAATTACACACTGCATTGTTCAACTCGATTTCCCATGAGTTGCGCACCCCATTATCATCAATCAGTGGCTCTGTTTCCACCTTGTTGGAGTCAGGAGCTATGTATAACAGGGAACAGCAGACAGAACTTCTCGAGACAATCCAGGAGGGGGCGTCTCGTATGGAGAGAATAGTGATTAATCTGTTGGATTCTGCACGACTAGAATCCGGAATGTTGACACTAAAAAAAGATTGGTGTGATATAGAGGATTTGATTGGTACAACGATTCGACGGTTCGGGAAGAAAAATACAGATCACATCATTGAAGTAGACGTATCACCAGATTTACCTCTCATCCAGGCGGATTTTGTCCTCTTGGAGCAGGTACTATTGAATTTGCTTGATAACGCCAAGAAGTATTCACCTACCGACAGTGTAATTACGATTGCCGCCAAGCAAGAAGCGGACAGTATCGTAATGTCTGTTCAAGACCAGGGTGCAGGTATCCCCAATGATGAGTTAGTGCGGGTGTTTGATAAGTTTTTCAGGGTCCGTCAGGACCGGCAGATTCCGGGAACAGGTCTGGGTTTGTCTATTTGTAAGGGCATTGTTGAAGCGCATCGCGGACGCATTTGGGCAGAAAACCGACCGGACGGCGGCACTGATCTATATATCTCGCTACCCACCTGTAAGTATGCCCCGATAATGGAAGCAGAGGATGAGGCAAAATGA
- the recF gene encoding DNA replication/repair protein RecF (All proteins in this family for which functions are known are DNA-binding proteins that assist the filamentation of RecA onto DNA for the initiation of recombination or recombinational repair.) encodes MKVDEIVLRSFRNYTTAKVAFSPTVNLLVGENAQGKTNILEAIYFAALGTSHRSAEDADMVAWQEQSAAIELKFVSRDIDGLLQIHLFSNRRKQIRLNGQPAKMRDIMGTLNVVLFSPEDLWLIKGAPAVRRRFLDNEISQANKSYYQKLLRYQHSLLQRNNLLKAIRDHRSPIDQLDIWDEQLATLAAAVTAKRLESLRKLNMLANLMHRKLTNGKEGLTLHYTIQQVQAESPQTASEFVAWYQEKLAANRQQDIARGSTSVGPHRDDVMMEINGQNLRAFGSQGQQRTGALALKLAELEFIKSETGEYPILLLDDVMSELDASRREHLLGFIKNRIQTFITATDATNFPASFTGRKFIVNQGTIQG; translated from the coding sequence ATGAAGGTAGACGAAATAGTATTACGCAGTTTTCGCAACTATACAACGGCGAAGGTAGCATTCTCTCCGACCGTTAACCTACTAGTAGGAGAAAATGCGCAAGGAAAGACAAATATTCTAGAGGCAATCTATTTTGCTGCATTAGGTACTTCGCACCGTAGCGCCGAAGATGCAGACATGGTGGCCTGGCAGGAACAGTCAGCTGCGATCGAGTTGAAGTTCGTTAGTCGCGATATCGATGGTTTACTGCAAATTCATCTGTTTAGTAACCGAAGAAAGCAAATCCGTCTCAATGGACAACCAGCGAAAATGCGGGATATTATGGGGACATTGAATGTCGTCCTCTTTTCACCCGAAGATTTATGGTTAATCAAAGGAGCGCCGGCTGTTCGTCGGCGCTTTTTAGATAATGAAATATCACAGGCGAATAAGTCGTATTACCAGAAATTGCTCCGCTATCAGCACAGTCTACTGCAACGGAATAATTTATTAAAAGCAATTCGCGATCACCGCTCTCCGATTGATCAATTAGATATTTGGGATGAACAATTGGCTACACTTGCTGCTGCTGTGACTGCTAAACGGTTGGAGTCCTTAAGAAAGCTAAATATGTTGGCTAATTTGATGCATCGTAAATTAACAAATGGCAAAGAAGGACTGACACTGCACTATACTATTCAACAGGTTCAAGCAGAATCGCCTCAAACTGCCAGTGAATTTGTCGCATGGTATCAAGAAAAATTGGCAGCAAATCGTCAGCAGGATATTGCTCGCGGCAGTACTAGTGTAGGGCCGCACCGCGATGACGTAATGATGGAGATAAATGGTCAAAATTTGCGAGCCTTTGGCTCACAGGGACAGCAACGAACAGGAGCTTTGGCACTAAAATTAGCTGAATTGGAATTTATCAAATCAGAAACAGGTGAATATCCGATTCTACTGTTAGATGATGTCATGAGCGAACTTGATGCCTCGCGTCGTGAACATCTATTAGGATTTATTAAAAACAGAATTCAAACTTTTATTACTGCCACTGATGCAACAAACTTTCCGGCTAGCTTTACCGGTCGTAAGTTTATTGTCAACCAGGGAACAATACAGGGGTGA
- the rpmH gene encoding 50S ribosomal protein L34: protein MKRTFQPNVSWRKKTHGFRERMSSLGGRQVLKRRRAKGRKKLSA, encoded by the coding sequence ATGAAGCGTACGTTTCAGCCGAACGTATCATGGCGGAAAAAAACCCACGGGTTCCGTGAGCGCATGAGTTCACTCGGTGGCCGTCAAGTCTTGAAAAGAAGACGCGCCAAGGGTAGAAAAAAACTTTCTGCATAG
- the gyrB gene encoding DNA topoisomerase (ATP-hydrolyzing) subunit B, translated as MSTQDTTVNGHYGAEQIQVLEGLEAVRKRPGMYIGSTSSRGLHHLVYEVVDNSIDEAMAGYCDTVNVTIHQDNSITVVDNGRGVPVGMHETGKPALEVVMTVLHAGGKFGGEGYKVSGGLHGVGVSVVNALSEWMEVKVKREGKIHFIRFERGHTAQQMTVIGETEETGTTVTFKPDGQIFEELEYHFDILKQRLRELAFLNKGIIITLSDERSGDSRNFHYEGGIVSFVKHLNQNKDILHPEPIYVEGNRDTTVAEIALQYNDNYTENIFSFVNNINTQEGGTHLSGFKTALTRAINDYARKLNMLKESEENLSGEDAREGLTAVISIKLQNPQFEGQTKSKLGNSEVRGIVDTILNEGLNEYFEENPVIIKKIIEKAIMASRARDAARKARDLTRRKSALEISSLPGKLADCSMRDPEQTEIYIVEGDSAGGSAKQGRDRRFQAILPLRGKILNVEKARLDRILGNAEIRAMITAFGCGIGEEFDIEKARYGKIIIMTDADVDGAHIRTLLLTFFYRYMNPLITAGKVYIAQPPLYLVKKGRESWYLYSDDELDRLLTRIGRENIGVQRYKGLGEMNPEQLWETTMNPEGRTVLQVQLEDAMEADSVFTTLMGDKVEPRRQFIEDYAHRVRNLDI; from the coding sequence ATGAGCACACAAGACACAACAGTTAATGGTCATTATGGGGCTGAACAAATTCAAGTTCTTGAGGGACTTGAGGCTGTCCGTAAACGTCCCGGCATGTACATCGGTAGTACCTCTTCGCGTGGCTTGCATCACCTTGTCTATGAAGTTGTTGATAATAGTATCGACGAAGCGATGGCAGGATATTGCGATACCGTTAATGTAACCATTCATCAGGACAACAGCATTACAGTCGTGGATAATGGGCGCGGCGTTCCTGTGGGTATGCATGAAACAGGTAAACCGGCGCTTGAAGTTGTTATGACCGTTTTGCACGCAGGCGGTAAATTCGGCGGTGAAGGCTATAAAGTATCAGGCGGCCTGCATGGTGTTGGCGTATCAGTTGTTAATGCGTTGAGCGAATGGATGGAAGTCAAAGTTAAACGGGAAGGCAAGATCCATTTCATTCGGTTTGAGCGCGGTCATACTGCTCAGCAAATGACTGTTATCGGTGAAACAGAAGAAACCGGCACAACTGTCACCTTTAAGCCTGACGGGCAAATTTTTGAAGAACTCGAATATCACTTTGACATACTAAAACAACGTTTGCGTGAACTGGCTTTTCTTAATAAAGGTATCATTATTACTTTGAGTGATGAACGTTCCGGCGATAGTCGCAACTTTCATTATGAAGGCGGTATAGTATCCTTTGTTAAGCATCTTAATCAAAATAAGGACATCCTTCATCCTGAGCCTATTTATGTCGAGGGAAATAGAGACACCACTGTAGCCGAAATTGCGTTGCAGTATAATGATAATTACACAGAAAATATCTTTTCCTTTGTGAATAATATCAACACTCAAGAAGGCGGCACCCATCTCAGCGGCTTCAAAACTGCTCTGACCCGGGCTATCAATGACTATGCCCGTAAGCTGAATATGCTGAAGGAAAGCGAAGAAAATCTGAGTGGTGAAGATGCCCGTGAAGGCTTAACAGCAGTCATTAGCATCAAACTGCAGAACCCGCAATTTGAAGGACAGACCAAGTCAAAACTCGGCAATAGCGAAGTCCGGGGGATTGTTGACACCATTCTTAATGAAGGCCTCAACGAATACTTTGAGGAAAACCCAGTCATTATCAAAAAGATTATTGAAAAAGCGATTATGGCTTCCCGCGCCCGCGATGCAGCTAGAAAAGCCCGCGACTTGACGCGCCGCAAAAGTGCTCTTGAGATCAGCTCACTGCCAGGAAAACTGGCAGATTGCTCAATGCGCGATCCAGAGCAGACAGAAATTTATATCGTCGAAGGTGATAGCGCTGGCGGCAGTGCTAAGCAAGGCCGTGACCGTCGCTTCCAGGCAATTCTGCCGCTCAGAGGCAAAATACTCAATGTCGAAAAAGCTCGCTTGGATAGAATCCTTGGCAATGCGGAAATTCGGGCGATGATAACCGCCTTCGGTTGTGGCATTGGTGAAGAATTTGATATTGAAAAAGCGCGTTATGGCAAGATCATTATCATGACTGACGCCGACGTCGACGGCGCGCATATCCGTACTCTCCTGCTCACCTTTTTCTATCGCTATATGAATCCATTAATCACAGCCGGCAAAGTCTATATTGCGCAACCTCCTCTCTATCTAGTCAAGAAAGGCAGAGAAAGCTGGTACCTATACAGCGACGATGAACTTGATCGTCTCTTAACTCGCATCGGCCGCGAAAATATCGGCGTTCAGCGTTACAAAGGCCTTGGTGAAATGAATCCTGAACAGCTTTGGGAAACGACGATGAATCCCGAGGGCCGTACTGTACTTCAGGTCCAGTTGGAGGATGCCATGGAAGCAGATTCTGTGTTCACCACTCTAATGGGCGATAAAGTTGAGCCGAGACGCCAATTTATTGAGGATTATGCTCATCGAGTGAGAAATTTGGATATTTAA
- the remB gene encoding extracellular matrix regulator RemB — MFLHLGADTIIPLKNVILISDRKGNASGINSEFLNLMQEEGMIVDVSVGNPKSFVIADDKVYLSAISAFTLKKRAGTVIADFDEE; from the coding sequence ATGTTTTTGCACCTAGGCGCTGATACCATTATCCCTTTAAAAAATGTTATCCTTATTTCTGACCGCAAGGGCAATGCCTCAGGAATCAATAGTGAGTTTCTAAACCTCATGCAGGAAGAAGGAATGATTGTCGATGTATCTGTCGGCAATCCTAAAAGCTTTGTGATTGCTGATGATAAGGTATATTTATCAGCAATCTCGGCGTTTACGCTAAAAAAGCGGGCAGGTACAGTTATTGCTGATTTTGATGAAGAATAA
- the dnaA gene encoding chromosomal replication initiator protein DnaA produces the protein MNDSSYLASIWGQALDILEKEIVKPIFNTWIKSTIPLSVSDTVFELGTPTQLSKDWIETRYLAKIQTAVQYVSKRPLEVRFIILDMPEQSASEAAATKEDLAQPPLDVVSTPTVRAPENKQQYSRAIAPAVDDAPCILNPKYIFETFVIGNSNRFAHAASLAVAEVPAKVYNPLFLYGGVGLGKTHLMHAIGHRIRQHHPDVKVLYISSEKFTNELINSIRDGNPESFRQKYRNIDVLLVDDIQFLSKKEHTQEEFFHTFNTLHEANKQIIISSDRPPREIPTLEDRLRSRFEWGLITDIQAPDLETRIAILRKKAIIENLDVPNDVMVFIASRIDNNIRELEGALIRVMAYASLTNRSIDLDLATEALKDIFPHGKPKRITIDSIKDIVAAYFKIKLDDLSAKKRTRNITYPRQIAMYLSREMTDSSLPKIGEEFGGRDHTTVIHAHDKISRERSDDHKMQQTIIELIRRIESS, from the coding sequence ATGAATGACTCTTCCTATCTAGCATCTATTTGGGGACAAGCTCTCGACATTCTCGAAAAGGAAATCGTAAAGCCCATCTTCAATACATGGATAAAGTCAACTATCCCGTTATCAGTCAGTGACACAGTCTTTGAGTTAGGTACTCCTACACAGCTCTCCAAAGATTGGATTGAAACGCGTTATTTGGCAAAAATCCAGACGGCAGTACAATATGTCAGCAAACGACCGCTTGAGGTACGTTTCATTATATTGGACATGCCTGAGCAAAGCGCAAGCGAAGCAGCGGCGACCAAAGAAGATCTAGCGCAACCGCCGCTAGATGTCGTGTCAACGCCAACGGTACGCGCCCCGGAAAATAAACAACAGTACTCCAGAGCAATTGCCCCTGCTGTTGATGATGCTCCCTGTATCCTTAATCCTAAATATATATTTGAAACCTTTGTTATTGGCAATTCTAACCGTTTTGCCCATGCAGCCTCGTTGGCTGTCGCCGAAGTACCGGCCAAGGTCTATAATCCACTATTTCTCTATGGCGGCGTCGGTTTGGGAAAAACGCATTTGATGCATGCAATCGGTCATCGCATAAGACAACACCATCCTGATGTAAAAGTACTTTATATTTCCAGTGAAAAATTTACTAATGAATTAATCAACTCGATCCGGGATGGCAATCCGGAGAGTTTTCGTCAAAAATACCGCAATATTGACGTACTTTTAGTTGACGATATTCAGTTCCTTTCTAAAAAAGAGCATACACAAGAAGAATTCTTCCATACTTTTAACACCCTGCACGAAGCCAATAAACAAATTATTATCTCAAGCGACCGGCCGCCGCGAGAAATCCCGACATTAGAAGACAGGCTGCGGTCACGGTTTGAGTGGGGCCTCATTACCGATATTCAGGCGCCAGATCTAGAAACTAGAATTGCCATTCTCCGTAAAAAAGCGATTATCGAAAATCTCGATGTTCCCAATGATGTAATGGTATTTATCGCCAGCCGCATTGACAATAACATTCGCGAGCTTGAAGGCGCACTAATTCGAGTAATGGCTTATGCCTCACTCACCAATCGCTCCATCGACTTGGATTTAGCAACCGAGGCGCTAAAGGATATTTTCCCTCATGGTAAGCCCAAACGTATAACTATCGACTCAATCAAAGATATCGTAGCAGCCTACTTCAAAATTAAGCTTGATGATTTATCAGCAAAAAAACGAACTCGTAATATCACCTACCCTCGTCAAATCGCCATGTACCTCAGCCGGGAGATGACAGACTCATCGCTACCTAAAATAGGTGAAGAATTCGGAGGGCGCGATCATACTACCGTTATCCACGCACATGACAAGATTTCCCGTGAACGTAGTGATGACCACAAAATGCAACAAACCATTATCGAATTGATCAGGCGTATCGAATCCTCATAG
- the dnaN gene encoding DNA polymerase III subunit beta, giving the protein MKFYCSKAMLQHAVQAVQKAIATKTPLPILTGIYLSAANNRLELQTTDYDMAISCSIEANIEQPGKAVVSGRFFQELVRRLPGETVEISSNQEDSTLRISCNSSNFNLLCFPYEEFPVIEKIQTSTNQLTLKDNVLRDIIKKTVFACATDESRPIFTGGLFEAENDSIKMVGTNTHRLALKQDIIAPVELPAKMIIPAKLLNELARSLSSDVPVDVNIYWEKGHVAFEFDDIYLKSRLIEGSFPDYNRVIPAKFDTVVFFDTHAFLDAAERVSLMAKDGDYNIIKFRFEQDMITLSSNNPDVGKASETVAATMQGPGLEIAFNAKYVTDILKNLGSDKATLSLNNPLSPACIRPADSEKYTYVITPVRTS; this is encoded by the coding sequence TTGAAATTTTATTGCAGTAAAGCCATGCTTCAGCATGCCGTGCAGGCAGTCCAAAAAGCGATTGCCACCAAAACACCATTGCCCATTCTAACTGGTATTTACTTATCAGCGGCAAACAATAGACTAGAGTTACAGACCACAGACTACGATATGGCTATCAGTTGTTCGATCGAGGCTAATATCGAACAACCTGGCAAAGCTGTTGTATCTGGGCGCTTCTTTCAAGAACTGGTAAGACGTCTACCTGGCGAAACTGTCGAAATATCCTCCAATCAAGAAGATTCAACTTTACGTATATCCTGCAATTCATCTAACTTTAATCTACTATGTTTTCCATATGAAGAATTTCCTGTTATCGAAAAAATTCAAACGTCGACGAATCAGCTGACACTCAAAGACAATGTGCTGAGGGATATTATCAAAAAAACCGTATTCGCATGTGCTACTGATGAATCCAGGCCAATATTTACCGGTGGCTTGTTTGAAGCAGAAAATGATTCGATTAAGATGGTAGGTACTAACACACATCGACTAGCGCTGAAGCAAGATATAATCGCTCCTGTCGAACTGCCAGCTAAAATGATTATTCCGGCTAAGCTGCTTAATGAATTGGCTCGTAGCTTATCTTCAGATGTTCCAGTTGATGTTAACATTTACTGGGAGAAGGGCCATGTTGCTTTTGAGTTTGATGATATTTATCTAAAATCTCGGCTAATCGAGGGTAGTTTCCCAGACTATAACCGGGTTATACCAGCAAAATTTGATACAGTCGTTTTCTTTGATACTCATGCCTTTCTCGATGCAGCTGAACGCGTATCACTCATGGCTAAAGACGGCGATTATAACATTATCAAATTCCGGTTTGAGCAGGATATGATTACATTGAGCTCGAATAATCCTGATGTAGGTAAAGCCAGTGAAACAGTCGCCGCGACCATGCAAGGGCCTGGTCTAGAAATCGCTTTTAATGCTAAATACGTCACAGACATTCTCAAAAATTTGGGCAGCGACAAGGCAACTCTATCACTGAATAATCCTCTCAGTCCGGCTTGTATAAGACCGGCTGATAGTGAAAAATATACCTATGTGATCACACCGGTTAGAACGAGTTAA
- the rnpA gene encoding ribonuclease P protein component, translated as MCSVLSLKKSDKLRKNKSFQAVYKGGKSVSNRLLVLYMLPNQSNSNKIGFAAGKKLGNAVVRNRVKRMMREVFRLNRDKLPHGYDFILVGRKPVVEVKTQEVASAFLNLCGRMFRTNAERQ; from the coding sequence ATGTGTTCTGTGCTATCTCTTAAAAAATCTGATAAGCTCAGGAAAAACAAAAGTTTTCAGGCAGTATATAAAGGAGGGAAATCGGTGTCAAACCGGTTGCTAGTTCTTTATATGCTGCCCAATCAGTCTAATAGTAATAAAATTGGTTTTGCCGCAGGTAAAAAGTTAGGTAATGCTGTTGTTCGCAATCGTGTCAAACGAATGATGCGTGAGGTGTTTCGGCTTAATCGGGATAAATTGCCTCATGGCTATGATTTTATTTTGGTAGGGCGTAAACCTGTGGTAGAGGTTAAAACCCAAGAAGTTGCCAGCGCCTTTTTGAATTTATGTGGGCGGATGTTCCGTACTAACGCAGAAAGGCAGTGA
- a CDS encoding DUF721 domain-containing protein — MFSTKDILPLTLKNLGVKRQLAVQTIILHWPDIVGNDISLQSRPTSAKNGVLFVAVKTPVWGHHLSMLKEQLLAKIHDYLGQKLLADIKFYAGNFSNYANSIEDEPKFGVKLRSVTLSNAQCMEVKEIAHAVNDSHLRYRLQRVMVKDKKRRSLLLQEGWHQCLTCSALCPPEEKYCTSCAIDNSRRRREEIRRLLADAPWVGYIETNSCVPCTRTEYMRSKQELIQSLLYKIDPNNPNTIDISTLAMLLFRIMPENVDHENIEKTLRFIRRNRYVFAPRR; from the coding sequence ATGTTTAGCACTAAAGACATATTGCCTCTGACGCTAAAAAATCTCGGTGTTAAACGTCAGTTAGCTGTTCAGACAATCATATTGCACTGGCCAGATATTGTCGGCAATGACATTTCGCTGCAGTCTCGTCCCACTTCAGCCAAAAATGGCGTCTTATTTGTCGCTGTTAAAACCCCGGTCTGGGGACATCATCTATCGATGCTTAAAGAGCAGTTATTGGCAAAGATTCATGATTACCTGGGGCAAAAACTCTTGGCAGATATAAAGTTTTATGCAGGAAATTTTTCAAATTACGCGAATTCCATAGAGGATGAGCCAAAATTTGGTGTAAAGCTACGTTCAGTAACTCTCAGTAATGCCCAATGTATGGAAGTAAAAGAAATCGCGCATGCTGTCAATGATAGTCATCTTCGCTATCGCTTGCAGCGAGTGATGGTCAAAGACAAAAAGCGTCGCAGCCTTTTATTGCAGGAAGGCTGGCATCAATGTCTAACGTGTTCGGCTTTATGCCCACCAGAGGAAAAATATTGTACAAGCTGTGCTATTGATAATTCCAGGAGGAGACGTGAGGAAATTCGTCGCCTCCTTGCTGACGCGCCTTGGGTTGGTTACATAGAAACAAACTCCTGTGTTCCCTGCACTCGGACTGAATATATGCGTTCCAAGCAAGAACTAATTCAGAGTTTACTTTATAAGATTGACCCAAACAACCCTAACACGATTGATATATCTACCTTAGCCATGCTTTTATTTCGGATCATGCCGGAAAATGTAGACCATGAGAATATTGAAAAGACACTGCGATTTATCAGGAGGAACCGCTATGTTTTTGCACCTAGGCGCTGA
- a CDS encoding YidC/Oxa1 family membrane protein insertase produces the protein MDFLSGIIKNLLTVFYDLTVSAGIPSYGLAIILLTIAIKMLLYPLTVKQVKSMKAMQDIQPKMKALQEKYKDNKEKLSKEMAELYKTSGVNPVAGCLPLIVQMPVLIAIFFAIKEYNYVGDTGFLWLKTLTFVDPTKEASFTNPSDPYYILPILSAVTTYIQQKQTTTDMTSAQNKMMMVFMPIFIGYITITFPAGLGIYWVVGNLVQIAQQWWMYRKPAVVQGEAK, from the coding sequence TTGGATTTCTTGAGTGGAATTATCAAAAACCTGCTGACTGTATTTTATGATCTGACTGTTTCAGCCGGTATTCCCAGTTATGGGTTAGCAATCATTTTATTGACGATTGCGATAAAAATGCTATTATATCCGCTTACCGTGAAACAAGTCAAATCCATGAAAGCAATGCAAGATATTCAACCTAAGATGAAGGCTCTTCAGGAAAAGTACAAAGATAACAAGGAAAAGCTGTCGAAAGAAATGGCAGAATTGTATAAGACTTCTGGTGTTAATCCAGTAGCAGGCTGCTTGCCGCTGATTGTGCAAATGCCTGTTCTTATTGCCATTTTCTTTGCGATTAAAGAATACAACTATGTGGGCGACACTGGATTTTTATGGCTGAAGACCTTAACATTCGTCGATCCGACGAAAGAGGCTAGTTTTACAAATCCAAGCGATCCTTATTATATTCTCCCCATTTTGTCTGCTGTGACAACCTATATTCAACAAAAACAGACTACTACGGATATGACCAGCGCCCAAAATAAGATGATGATGGTATTTATGCCGATATTTATCGGTTATATTACGATTACTTTCCCGGCTGGTCTCGGCATTTACTGGGTCGTCGGTAACCTGGTGCAGATTGCGCAGCAGTGGTGGATGTATCGTAAACCGGCCGTGGTTCAAGGGGAGGCAAAATAA